A region of Aquarana catesbeiana isolate 2022-GZ linkage group LG08, ASM4218655v1, whole genome shotgun sequence DNA encodes the following proteins:
- the LOC141106468 gene encoding uncharacterized protein isoform X2 produces MMERDGLIVIKVEDDEDVVSDDPCNEEDISTDGRYRRFNAEEHPVTPPEGEAKDGSSTVNTAGGNSVTPNLHPVLPATYLSPGPSTQIAFYFPTPAPVTHRKYRKRPKKFPCTECGKSFDQRTKLVAHERSHTGERPFSCSECGKDFAQKAHLVSHQKIHSGEKPYSCSECGKSFIEKALLSRHQKFHAGVRPFLCAICGRRFFQKGDALKHVRIHTGENPYPCTECGQSFPYKARLDRHLLSHTGEKPFSCSHCGRGFAYKGLLLAHERTHTDEKPYSCAVCGKSFSQKSNLASHERTHTGEKPFSCSECGKSFTRKATLIGHQNTHKKKRFVQLRMREESGSEIGENTDMSATQSCPPQQAEK; encoded by the coding sequence ATGGACGATACAGAAGGTTCAATGCGGAAGAACACCCAGTGACTCCTCCAGAGGGCGAAGCAAAAGATGGTAGCTCCACAGTCAACACTGCAGGAGGAAATTCAGTGACCCCAAATCTCCATCCGGTGCTTCCTGCTACGTATCTCTCACCCGGGCCTTCTACGCAAATCGCTTTCTATTTTCCCACCCCTGCCCCCGTCACCCACCGCAAATATCGCAAACGTCCCAAAAAGTTTCCATGTACCGAATGTGGAAAAAGCTTTGACCAGAGGACGAAACTTGTTGCACATGAGCGTTCCCACACAGGGGAGAGGCCCTTTTCCTGCTCTGAGTGTGGCAAAGACTTTGCGCAGAAAGCCCATCTAGTTTCACACCAGAAGATCCATTCAGGGGAAAAGCCCTATtcgtgctcagagtgcgggaagaGTTTCATAGAAAAGGCTCTCTTAAGCCGGCACCAGAAGTTTCATGCTGGGGTGAGGCCGTTTCTGTGCGCCATATGTGGCAGGCGGTTTTTCCAGAAAGGTGATGCGCTTAAACATGTGCGAATTCACACGGGGGAGAATCCCTATCCTTGCACCGAGTGTGGTCAGTCCTTCCCATATAAAGCCCGTCTCGATCGACATTTATTAAGccacacgggtgagaagccttTCTCCTGTTCCCACTGTGGGAGGGGATTCGCTTACAAAGGCCTTCTTCTGGCACACGAAAGAACTCATACAGACGAGAAGCCTTATTCATGTGCGGTCTGCGGGAAATCCTTCTCCCAGAAGTCCAACCTGGCCAGCCATGAAagaactcacacaggggaaaagccgttttcctgttcggagtgcgggaagagTTTTACGAGGAAGGCCACCCTGATTGGCCATCAGAACACGCACAAGAAGAAACGTTTTGTACAGCTAAGGATGCGGGAAGAAAGTGGCTCTGAAATAGGGGAAAATACGGACATGTCAGCCACACAGAGCTGCCCACCACAGCAGGCTGAAAAGTAA